A stretch of Sulfurimonas xiamenensis DNA encodes these proteins:
- a CDS encoding cytochrome b/b6 domain-containing protein, producing MKYTLNFRIWHWLNAAVILGLLGTVFLRKTFLSYKTNAEILVSKLSDIGVDITIEQAKTIAKAIRAGMWEWHIILGYALAFLILYRIYLFFKDTSKVESFGSLTLHKKAVKISYYVVYATLLFMAISGFAIHFYEALGMSKEFAGGIKDIHELVFNIIMIFVPLHIAGVFIADIKDEHGLISTMVNGRTKENF from the coding sequence ATGAAATATACACTTAATTTTAGAATTTGGCATTGGTTAAATGCGGCAGTTATTCTTGGTTTACTTGGAACTGTTTTTTTAAGAAAAACATTTCTTAGCTACAAAACAAATGCTGAAATATTAGTTTCAAAACTTTCTGATATCGGAGTTGATATAACCATTGAGCAAGCAAAAACAATAGCAAAAGCGATTCGTGCTGGAATGTGGGAGTGGCATATCATATTGGGGTATGCGTTAGCATTTTTGATACTTTATAGAATCTATCTGTTTTTTAAAGATACAAGTAAAGTTGAGAGCTTTGGCTCATTAACACTTCATAAAAAAGCTGTAAAAATTTCATACTACGTTGTATATGCGACACTTTTGTTTATGGCTATAAGCGGTTTTGCTATACATTTTTATGAAGCTTTGGGTATGAGTAAAGAGTTTGCGGGCGGTATAAAAGATATACATGAACTTGTTTTTAATATTATTATGATTTTTGTTCCGCTTCATATTGCAGGCGTTTTCATAGCAGATATAAAAGATGAGCATGGTTTAATATCAACCATGGTAAATGGAAGAACAAAAGAAAATTTTTAA
- a CDS encoding DedA family protein, giving the protein MVRELAQNLVDLIFEWGYVGIFLLMGVESSFIPFPSEIILIPAGYLASKGDMSIAMIMASALGGSMLGAFINYYLALILGRKILRRYGKYFFIKENALEKMDNYFAKHGHISTFIGRLVPGIRQLISIPAGLAHMNLAVFSIYTALGAGIWALILVMLGYFIGENQELIDSYLKQITLIVLIVLVLLVSWYIYYQKGKKAKK; this is encoded by the coding sequence ATGGTTAGAGAACTTGCGCAAAATTTAGTAGATTTGATTTTTGAATGGGGGTACGTAGGAATTTTTTTACTTATGGGTGTTGAGAGCTCATTTATACCATTTCCCAGCGAGATAATTCTTATTCCTGCTGGTTATTTGGCATCAAAGGGTGATATGAGTATTGCTATGATTATGGCAAGCGCTTTGGGCGGTTCTATGCTTGGAGCTTTTATTAACTACTATTTGGCATTGATTCTTGGCAGAAAGATTCTTCGCAGATATGGAAAATACTTTTTTATAAAAGAGAATGCTCTTGAGAAAATGGATAACTATTTTGCTAAACATGGGCATATTTCTACTTTTATAGGAAGATTAGTTCCTGGGATTCGTCAGCTTATATCCATCCCTGCAGGTCTTGCTCATATGAATTTAGCCGTTTTTTCTATATATACGGCACTAGGTGCCGGTATTTGGGCGTTAATCCTTGTAATGCTTGGATACTTTATCGGTGAGAATCAAGAGTTGATTGATAGCTACTTAAAGCAGATAACTCTAATTGTTTTGATTGTTTTAGTTCTATTGGTATCATGGTATATTTATTATCAAAAAGGAAAGAAGGCTAAAAAATGA
- the mqnP gene encoding menaquinone biosynthesis prenyltransferase MqnP, with product MKRYISKLKDFNELVMFEHSIFSLPFIFIAMIVAADGWFGFTLLILGVFAAVSARNFAMGLNRFADRDIDALNPRTASRPNVDGRLDPFSIIIFTAVNALVFIGVAYMINPLAFALSFPILFILGSYSYFKRFSSLAHIVLGVSLGLAPIAGVVAVSAEITPWSVMLSLGVIFWVAGFDLLYSLQDMDFDKERGLHSIPSKYGSQTTLLLSLFFHLLTIVFWALFVWIAELGTYAYTAVLLSAVMLGYEHFLVRKDFTKIDRAFFTVNGYLGIVFFILIVLDKAV from the coding sequence TTGAAACGATATATCTCTAAACTCAAAGATTTTAATGAATTGGTAATGTTTGAGCACTCCATTTTTTCGCTCCCTTTTATATTTATCGCAATGATTGTAGCAGCTGATGGATGGTTTGGGTTTACTCTGTTGATATTAGGTGTATTTGCTGCTGTAAGTGCGAGAAATTTTGCAATGGGATTAAATAGATTTGCAGACAGAGATATAGATGCACTCAATCCCAGAACTGCATCGCGTCCGAATGTTGACGGAAGACTTGACCCTTTTAGCATTATAATTTTTACCGCAGTTAATGCTCTTGTCTTTATCGGCGTTGCATATATGATAAATCCGCTTGCATTTGCTCTTAGCTTTCCGATTTTATTTATTTTAGGAAGCTACTCGTACTTTAAAAGATTCTCCTCTTTGGCGCATATTGTTTTAGGCGTATCGCTTGGCCTCGCCCCTATTGCAGGTGTTGTGGCAGTAAGTGCTGAGATAACGCCTTGGTCTGTTATGCTTAGTTTGGGAGTTATATTTTGGGTTGCGGGCTTTGATCTGCTTTACTCTTTGCAGGATATGGATTTTGACAAAGAGAGAGGGCTTCACTCGATTCCTTCAAAATACGGTTCACAAACAACACTTTTGCTCTCACTCTTTTTTCATCTATTAACCATAGTTTTTTGGGCACTCTTTGTTTGGATTGCAGAGCTTGGTACATATGCATATACGGCAGTGCTTTTGAGTGCTGTAATGCTTGGATATGAACACTTTTTGGTTCGAAAAGATTTTACAAAGATAGATCGTGCTTTTTTTACTGTAAACGGTTATCTTGGCATTGTTTTTTTTATTTTAATTGTTTTAGACAAGGCAGTATAA
- the miaA gene encoding tRNA (adenosine(37)-N6)-dimethylallyltransferase MiaA: MTQLAIIGPTASGKSDLAIKIAKKINACILSIDSLSIYKEIDIVSAKPSPKELQEVKHFGINLLNPDEYFSVEIFINLYKEVLEACKSDAKNLIIVGGTSFYLKSLMSGLSEIPKTTKKTVLHVEQRLNNLEDCYDFLYKIDEEYMSKIAPNDRYRIEKALLIYEASKLTPSEWFRQNPPKPIIENLPIYNIDVSRDILRERITKRTKKMYESGLIDEVCRLEQKYTRLPHSMGSIGIVEVLEYLDGKVTKDEMLQNISMHTAQLAKRQQTFNRTQFENVTNAPLEKLEEIILSKI, encoded by the coding sequence ATGACTCAACTAGCCATTATCGGACCGACAGCATCGGGAAAAAGTGATTTGGCGATAAAAATCGCAAAAAAAATCAACGCCTGTATCCTCTCCATAGATTCGCTCAGCATCTATAAAGAGATTGACATCGTTTCGGCAAAACCATCACCCAAAGAGCTTCAAGAGGTAAAACACTTTGGCATAAATCTTCTTAACCCCGATGAATATTTCAGCGTGGAAATTTTCATCAATCTCTACAAAGAGGTGCTTGAAGCATGTAAAAGTGATGCAAAAAATCTCATCATAGTCGGCGGAACATCCTTTTATCTAAAGTCTCTTATGAGCGGTCTCTCAGAGATTCCTAAAACAACAAAAAAAACAGTTCTACATGTAGAACAAAGGCTAAATAATCTTGAAGATTGTTATGATTTTTTATATAAAATTGATGAAGAGTATATGAGTAAGATAGCGCCAAACGACAGATACAGAATTGAGAAGGCACTCCTTATTTACGAGGCTTCAAAACTCACTCCAAGTGAATGGTTCAGACAAAATCCTCCAAAACCGATAATAGAGAATCTCCCTATTTACAATATTGATGTTTCAAGAGATATTCTGCGAGAGAGAATCACAAAACGCACCAAGAAGATGTATGAGAGCGGGCTTATCGATGAAGTGTGCCGCTTAGAGCAAAAATACACAAGACTTCCGCACTCCATGGGCTCCATAGGCATAGTCGAAGTTTTAGAGTATCTTGATGGCAAAGTAACGAAAGATGAGATGCTCCAAAACATCTCAATGCATACAGCCCAGCTTGCAAAAAGACAGCAGACATTCAACCGCACCCAGTTTGAAAATGTCACAAACGCGCCGCTTGAAAAGCTAGAAGAGATTATCTTATCTAAGATTTAA
- a CDS encoding helix-turn-helix domain-containing protein, whose product MKSLSVVSEEDLNKFYQTISNNVQRIRQEKNKPQLDLVLEMGLKSTSFYSKCENAKDNHHFNLEHIYKIAVALNVDILEFFKGVHTTT is encoded by the coding sequence ATGAAAAGTTTATCTGTAGTAAGTGAAGAAGATTTAAATAAATTTTACCAAACTATATCTAATAATGTTCAAAGAATAAGGCAGGAAAAAAATAAACCTCAGTTAGATTTGGTACTAGAAATGGGTTTAAAATCAACTTCATTTTATAGTAAATGCGAAAATGCAAAAGACAATCATCATTTTAATTTGGAGCATATATATAAAATAGCGGTTGCACTAAATGTTGATATTTTAGAATTTTTTAAAGGAGTGCATACAACTACATGA
- a CDS encoding Spy/CpxP family protein refolding chaperone yields MNKKIIMSLGLAVLLTSSLAAAQMNYDKSKGSYAKSQQSNMKQNSHKNPLIAQIMSLDLSDEQRDKIRAIMIENMQSMPKISNAFSDTNFDKELFIKLSKEKQEGKIERKAQMIASVYAVLTPAQKAELRKMIDQKMAMRMESSMGGKSKNSCK; encoded by the coding sequence ATGAACAAAAAAATTATAATGAGTTTAGGTTTGGCAGTGTTGCTGACATCTTCTTTGGCAGCCGCTCAGATGAATTATGATAAAAGCAAAGGCAGTTACGCAAAATCACAACAATCCAACATGAAACAAAATAGCCATAAAAATCCTCTTATAGCGCAGATAATGTCTCTTGATTTAAGTGATGAACAAAGAGATAAGATAAGAGCGATAATGATAGAAAATATGCAAAGCATGCCGAAAATCTCAAATGCTTTTAGTGACACAAATTTTGACAAAGAACTTTTTATTAAACTCTCAAAAGAGAAACAAGAGGGAAAAATTGAGAGAAAAGCTCAAATGATTGCTAGCGTGTATGCGGTTTTAACACCTGCTCAAAAAGCTGAGTTAAGAAAAATGATTGATCAGAAAATGGCGATGAGAATGGAATCATCTATGGGCGGTAAATCTAAAAATTCATGTAAATAG
- a CDS encoding ArsS family sensor histidine kinase, whose amino-acid sequence MKKHSILFTINVIFLISLILISASFALHYNFNKQREKYFNHKRDMEISKFFMHQYRNGGLSDELQEYIQSLGFSIVLNLDEIKSILNTKNIKSREVKSNKLFKIRHLELKDSSFVFIQTPNEKIILTDNSRSSDDENTIFIAYISIFLIFIFLYLSIINKLKPLKILKEGVKEFGNENFDLNCLTSNKDEISQLANEFHMSAKKLKKLKESRNVFIRNIMHELKTPITKGKFLTQLPQTEENIESMQKVFYRLESLINEFASIEELISTKKELEKKWYFLEDIVDNAMDLLMCGEDEVIKEFDNIKIYVDFNIFSIALKNLLDNGIKYSKDKKVVVKMDANRLVFENVGQKLSYELKNYFEPFFKDDNSKPAQSFGLGLYIVKHILDAHSLNLKYEHEKGINKFIIELPL is encoded by the coding sequence ATGAAAAAACACTCTATCCTTTTTACTATCAATGTCATCTTTTTAATCTCTTTGATTCTTATAAGTGCAAGTTTCGCACTGCATTATAATTTTAATAAGCAGAGAGAGAAGTATTTTAACCATAAAAGAGATATGGAGATTTCAAAATTTTTTATGCATCAGTATAGAAATGGCGGCCTTTCTGATGAGCTGCAGGAGTATATTCAAAGTTTAGGTTTTTCTATTGTTTTAAATCTTGATGAGATAAAAAGCATACTAAATACTAAAAATATAAAGAGCAGAGAAGTAAAATCAAACAAATTATTTAAAATCCGGCATTTGGAATTAAAGGATAGCTCCTTTGTGTTTATACAAACACCAAATGAGAAAATTATATTGACAGACAACAGCAGATCCTCTGATGATGAAAATACTATTTTTATTGCGTATATTTCAATCTTTTTAATATTTATTTTTTTATATTTATCAATAATAAATAAATTAAAGCCTTTAAAAATTTTAAAAGAGGGCGTCAAAGAGTTTGGAAATGAAAATTTTGATTTAAACTGCTTAACGTCAAACAAAGATGAGATATCTCAGCTGGCAAACGAGTTTCATATGTCAGCAAAAAAATTAAAAAAATTAAAAGAGTCAAGAAATGTATTTATCAGAAATATAATGCATGAGTTAAAAACGCCGATTACAAAAGGAAAATTTTTAACCCAGCTTCCCCAGACAGAAGAAAATATCGAGAGCATGCAGAAAGTTTTTTACAGGCTGGAGTCTTTGATAAATGAGTTTGCATCTATTGAGGAGCTGATTTCAACAAAAAAAGAGCTCGAAAAAAAATGGTATTTTTTAGAAGATATTGTAGATAACGCTATGGATCTTTTAATGTGCGGTGAAGATGAGGTGATAAAAGAGTTTGACAATATCAAGATATATGTTGATTTTAATATATTTTCAATAGCTCTAAAAAATCTGCTTGACAACGGAATAAAATACTCAAAAGATAAAAAGGTTGTGGTTAAAATGGATGCAAATAGATTAGTTTTTGAAAATGTTGGACAAAAACTATCTTATGAGTTAAAAAACTATTTTGAACCGTTTTTTAAGGATGATAATTCAAAACCGGCTCAAAGTTTCGGGCTTGGACTATATATAGTAAAGCATATACTTGATGCCCACTCATTAAATTTAAAGTATGAACATGAAAAAGGTATCAACAAATTTATAATCGAATTGCCCCTTTAG
- a CDS encoding diguanylate cyclase, which yields MKQVKINEILVRNTLMLEAIGEGVYGVDKNGVCFFINQSALEMLEFNKEEILYKQQHDIFHYSKFDKSRYLEGECPIYSTLKDGKKRVSQECFITKSGKLFPVSLNVAPFNDNGVVVVFKDITKEVEILDKLNKRNRELDKRAITDGLTGLYNRRYFDENYEKEFSRAVRGHLDFAIGICDIDYFKAYNDTYGHQMGDEVIRAVADILKQNFSRQIDIVARYGGEEFVFVLSLISKNDMLRLTQKVKENIECLRLVHEKSEISKYVTVSFGLVCVSVGGIYSSEELLKMADKALYESKNMGRNRITLKEV from the coding sequence ATGAAGCAAGTCAAAATAAATGAAATATTAGTTCGAAATACTTTAATGTTAGAGGCTATTGGTGAGGGTGTATATGGGGTTGATAAAAACGGGGTATGTTTTTTTATCAATCAAAGTGCTTTAGAGATGCTAGAGTTCAATAAAGAAGAAATTTTATATAAACAACAACATGATATTTTTCACTATAGCAAATTTGACAAAAGTAGGTATTTAGAAGGTGAGTGTCCCATTTATAGTACTCTTAAAGATGGGAAAAAAAGAGTTTCTCAAGAGTGTTTTATAACAAAGAGCGGTAAGTTGTTTCCAGTTAGCCTTAATGTGGCGCCATTTAATGACAATGGTGTTGTAGTTGTCTTTAAGGATATTACGAAAGAGGTAGAGATTTTAGATAAATTGAATAAAAGAAATAGAGAACTTGACAAGCGAGCAATAACTGACGGACTTACAGGGCTTTATAATAGAAGATACTTTGATGAAAATTATGAAAAGGAGTTTAGCAGAGCTGTAAGAGGGCATCTTGATTTTGCTATCGGGATTTGCGATATAGACTATTTTAAAGCATATAACGACACTTACGGGCATCAAATGGGGGATGAAGTTATTCGTGCCGTTGCAGATATTTTGAAACAGAATTTTAGTAGGCAGATAGATATAGTAGCTAGATATGGAGGAGAAGAATTTGTCTTTGTTTTAAGTTTAATATCCAAAAATGACATGCTAAGATTGACGCAAAAGGTAAAAGAAAATATTGAATGTTTGCGTTTAGTACATGAAAAATCTGAAATATCGAAGTATGTAACAGTGAGTTTTGGTTTGGTTTGCGTAAGCGTAGGTGGAATATACTCTTCTGAAGAGCTTCTAAAAATGGCTGATAAGGCACTCTATGAAAGTAAAAATATGGGAAGAAACAGAATAACGCTTAAAGAAGTTTAA
- the bcp gene encoding thioredoxin-dependent thiol peroxidase has protein sequence MLEVGTAAPEFCLPNQDDVEICLRDLKGKWIVLYFYPKDNTPGCTTEACDFSDAAPDFSTLNAIVLGVSADSTLKHRNFIEKKDLSITLLSDEEKSMLQEYGVWQLKKNYGKEYMGILRTTLIIDPEGVVKAVWEKVKVKDHAKEVKKKLEELQKSD, from the coding sequence ATGTTAGAAGTTGGAACTGCTGCTCCAGAGTTTTGTCTTCCAAATCAGGATGATGTAGAGATATGTTTAAGAGACTTAAAAGGCAAATGGATAGTTTTGTATTTTTATCCAAAAGACAATACTCCAGGCTGCACAACAGAGGCGTGTGATTTTAGCGACGCAGCGCCGGATTTTAGCACTCTTAATGCAATCGTGCTTGGAGTTAGTGCTGATAGTACTTTAAAACACCGTAATTTTATAGAAAAAAAAGATTTATCTATAACTCTGCTTAGTGATGAAGAGAAATCAATGCTGCAAGAGTACGGTGTTTGGCAGTTAAAGAAAAATTATGGCAAAGAGTATATGGGGATACTCCGCACTACTTTGATAATAGATCCAGAAGGAGTTGTAAAAGCTGTTTGGGAAAAGGTAAAAGTTAAAGATCATGCAAAAGAGGTTAAGAAAAAACTAGAAGAGCTCCAAAAATCTGACTAA
- a CDS encoding response regulator transcription factor, producing MIKIAMIEDDAELANVLTQYLAKYNIEITNYEDPFLALSAIALNPYDLIILDLTLPGMDGLEVCKKLLLKHNIPIIISSARSDITDKVIALELGADDYLPKPYDPRELEVRIKTILRRCSKELELLKPEAKKEIFILDEKKQEITKDGEFVKFTPAEYEIMSLMCKRKGFVVSRYDILQNCSLLNSSEESGTLAVIINRIRTKIEQDPKNPKYLLTIRGSGYKLVK from the coding sequence ATGATAAAAATTGCAATGATTGAAGATGATGCTGAGTTGGCGAATGTCCTAACTCAGTATCTCGCAAAATATAATATAGAAATTACAAACTACGAAGACCCTTTTTTGGCTTTGAGCGCTATAGCGTTGAATCCGTATGATTTGATTATTTTAGACTTGACTCTTCCTGGCATGGACGGGCTTGAAGTATGTAAAAAACTGCTTTTAAAACATAATATTCCCATCATCATATCAAGCGCAAGAAGCGATATAACTGACAAAGTGATAGCTTTAGAGCTTGGAGCTGATGACTATCTTCCAAAACCTTATGACCCGAGAGAGCTTGAAGTAAGAATAAAAACAATTCTTCGCAGATGCTCAAAAGAGCTGGAACTTTTAAAGCCTGAGGCAAAAAAAGAGATATTTATTTTAGATGAGAAAAAACAGGAGATTACAAAAGATGGAGAGTTTGTTAAATTTACTCCTGCTGAGTATGAGATAATGTCTTTGATGTGCAAACGAAAAGGTTTTGTTGTCTCAAGATACGACATTTTACAAAATTGCTCTTTATTAAACAGCTCTGAGGAGAGCGGCACTTTGGCGGTAATTATTAATAGAATCAGAACAAAAATTGAACAAGATCCTAAAAATCCCAAATACCTTTTAACGATAAGAGGCTCCGGCTATAAGTTAGTAAAATGA
- a CDS encoding DUF420 domain-containing protein, with protein sequence MSVNLGYMFEAGFFGTRAPFFMDLVTLIVSLLPFLVVATISFARNRHYKTHAYLQIFIFAFSVIVLSYFEYGVRAGGGFDAFMKDSRVSYDYAFIVLVFHIIISIITIIFWGTTIFRSKKLLQLGKHRKMGLITFVGVLLTSLTGIWVYFLMFVY encoded by the coding sequence ATGAGTGTAAATTTAGGGTATATGTTTGAAGCAGGCTTTTTTGGAACGCGGGCTCCTTTTTTTATGGATCTTGTGACATTGATTGTTTCACTTCTTCCTTTTCTTGTAGTTGCTACAATCTCTTTTGCAAGAAATAGACATTATAAAACGCATGCATATCTTCAAATTTTTATATTTGCTTTTTCTGTAATAGTTCTTTCATATTTTGAATATGGAGTAAGAGCCGGTGGAGGTTTTGATGCATTTATGAAAGATAGTAGGGTGTCTTATGATTATGCTTTTATAGTATTGGTTTTTCATATTATTATTTCTATAATTACAATTATCTTTTGGGGGACAACTATCTTTAGATCCAAAAAGCTGTTACAATTAGGTAAGCATAGAAAAATGGGCTTGATAACATTTGTAGGGGTACTTCTTACTTCATTAACGGGGATTTGGGTCTATTTTTTAATGTTTGTATATTAA
- a CDS encoding FtsW/RodA/SpoVE family cell cycle protein, translated as MADRRLFTLVSILIGVSIVLTYSLSVYTTILFGVNEFHFALRQAIFGIFSIFVIWLLAQGNPDKLLTPIGFTLFIGSTVLMIAMPFLPEYFVSAVGGAKRWIKVFGFSLAPVEFFKIGFVYFLAWSFSRKYRDHDGMGVKDEYIRFAPYGIVFIGAMFIIAFVQNDLGQVVVLGLTLLFMLMFAGSSFRFFLTLLIGALMFFIFFIFTAEHRIMRIKSWWAFAQNTVLEIFPESIAAQLRVPTEVEPYQIGHSLNAIHNGGLFGTGIANGTFKLGFLSEVHTDFVLAGLAEEFGFVGVLIVTIIFLLMLYRIFKIANRTKDSRIYLFSLGIGLLLSFAFLVNAYGISGITPIKGISVPFLSYGGSSVLAASVGIGMVLMASKKAKMD; from the coding sequence ATGGCAGATAGAAGACTTTTTACTTTAGTATCAATACTTATTGGCGTGAGTATTGTTTTAACATATAGTTTGTCTGTATATACAACTATACTTTTTGGGGTAAATGAGTTTCATTTTGCGTTGCGTCAGGCGATTTTTGGAATTTTCAGCATATTTGTCATTTGGCTTTTGGCTCAGGGAAATCCAGATAAACTATTAACACCTATCGGCTTTACACTTTTTATAGGTTCAACTGTCTTAATGATAGCCATGCCTTTTTTACCGGAGTATTTTGTATCTGCAGTTGGAGGAGCAAAAAGATGGATAAAAGTTTTTGGATTTTCGCTCGCTCCTGTTGAATTTTTTAAGATAGGGTTTGTCTATTTTTTGGCATGGAGTTTTTCAAGAAAATATAGAGATCATGATGGAATGGGAGTAAAAGATGAGTATATTCGATTTGCTCCATACGGGATTGTATTCATAGGAGCAATGTTTATTATAGCTTTTGTTCAAAATGATTTAGGGCAGGTTGTTGTACTTGGACTTACACTTCTTTTTATGCTTATGTTTGCCGGAAGCAGTTTTCGCTTTTTTTTGACACTTTTGATCGGCGCACTTATGTTTTTTATCTTTTTTATCTTTACCGCAGAGCATAGGATAATGCGTATAAAATCATGGTGGGCTTTTGCACAAAATACTGTTTTGGAAATTTTTCCCGAATCTATAGCGGCACAGCTTAGGGTGCCTACAGAGGTTGAACCGTATCAGATAGGACACTCCCTAAATGCTATTCACAACGGAGGACTGTTTGGTACTGGAATAGCAAACGGAACATTTAAATTGGGTTTTTTAAGCGAAGTTCATACCGATTTTGTTTTAGCGGGACTTGCCGAAGAGTTTGGATTTGTAGGTGTTTTGATTGTTACGATAATATTTTTATTGATGCTTTATAGAATTTTTAAGATTGCAAATAGAACAAAAGATTCAAGAATTTATCTCTTTAGTTTGGGAATCGGTCTTTTACTCTCTTTTGCATTTTTAGTTAACGCATATGGTATCAGCGGGATTACTCCTATCAAGGGAATCTCAGTTCCCTTTTTAAGCTATGGAGGATCCTCTGTTTTGGCCGCTTCTGTTGGAATCGGTATGGTTCTTATGGCATCTAAAAAAGCAAAGATGGACTAA
- the murG gene encoding undecaprenyldiphospho-muramoylpentapeptide beta-N-acetylglucosaminyltransferase yields the protein MKFCITGGGTGGHLMIAEALVEAAAQEGHEAVFIGSTSGQDRKYFESHSTFSHVYFLETTGVVNQKGFAKLKALWLILRAFFASRKILKKHNIQATYSVGGFSAAPASFASLSRFIPLFIHEQNAVEGRLNSILKPFSKRFISAYDDKSPIKGYPVKEEFFKKQRVREKIKTVIFLGGSQGAKAINDLALSAAKELQKRGIKIIHQAGERDYERVKKEYEDLGVDVELYAFTKEMPLLMTKADLAVSRSGASTLWELCANALPALFVPFPYAASDHQYYNAKFIVDNGMGWCEREGRELKEKLIELLDEDLQSKSRALLEHSSTDVAKKMILDAYKAVNG from the coding sequence ATGAAGTTTTGTATAACGGGCGGCGGAACAGGCGGACATCTTATGATAGCCGAAGCATTGGTTGAAGCTGCAGCGCAGGAGGGGCATGAGGCTGTTTTTATAGGCTCTACCAGCGGACAGGATAGAAAATATTTTGAATCACACAGCACCTTTAGTCATGTCTACTTTTTAGAAACTACGGGCGTGGTAAATCAAAAAGGTTTTGCTAAACTAAAGGCGCTTTGGCTGATATTGCGCGCTTTTTTTGCTTCAAGAAAAATACTTAAAAAACACAATATTCAGGCAACATACAGCGTGGGCGGTTTTTCTGCAGCTCCTGCATCATTTGCATCGCTTAGCAGATTTATACCTCTTTTTATTCATGAACAAAATGCTGTTGAGGGAAGATTGAACTCAATTTTAAAACCATTTAGCAAAAGATTTATTTCGGCATATGACGATAAATCACCTATTAAAGGCTATCCTGTAAAAGAGGAGTTTTTTAAAAAACAAAGAGTAAGAGAGAAGATAAAAACAGTTATTTTTTTAGGCGGTTCACAAGGAGCAAAGGCGATCAACGATCTGGCTTTAAGTGCAGCAAAAGAGCTTCAAAAAAGAGGGATAAAAATTATCCATCAAGCCGGAGAGAGAGATTATGAGAGAGTTAAAAAAGAGTATGAAGATTTAGGTGTAGATGTGGAACTTTATGCATTTACAAAAGAGATGCCTCTTCTTATGACAAAAGCAGATTTGGCAGTAAGCCGCTCAGGCGCAAGCACGCTTTGGGAGCTTTGTGCAAACGCTCTTCCTGCACTTTTTGTTCCATTTCCGTATGCAGCTTCTGATCATCAATACTATAATGCCAAATTTATAGTTGATAACGGTATGGGATGGTGCGAGCGGGAAGGCAGAGAGCTAAAAGAGAAACTCATAGAGCTTTTAGATGAGGATCTGCAGAGTAAAAGCAGAGCACTTTTAGAGCACTCAAGCACAGATGTGGCAAAAAAGATGATATTAGATGCATATAAGGCAGTAAATGGTTAG